One Peterkaempfera bronchialis DNA window includes the following coding sequences:
- a CDS encoding universal stress protein, which yields MDSSAQVREVVVGVDALPECGAAVEWAAAEAERRGCPLRLVHAVSTGTGTLSKRASAGATELILQAGRDLLAVAVAQAVAAHPGLETADTVVAADPAAALLDAAGPHTLVVVGSRGRGGFAALLLGSVSLRVAAHARCPVVVVHAPPAPAQGLSVLVGVGGEEDIPVVRFAFDLAAHRAAPVRALHAWSAVSDAGQLVPLVDSLDEEEREHARLLSRTMEAARSGFPQSQVVTDVVSGTPAAALVEASAHAALLVVGASRRGRAGHLGLHPGRVVHAVLHHAHCPVAVVPVP from the coding sequence ATGGACAGCAGCGCTCAGGTGCGCGAGGTCGTGGTCGGCGTCGACGCGCTGCCGGAGTGCGGCGCCGCCGTGGAGTGGGCGGCGGCCGAGGCGGAACGCCGGGGCTGCCCGCTGCGGCTGGTGCACGCGGTCTCCACCGGGACCGGCACCCTCTCCAAGCGGGCCTCGGCCGGTGCCACCGAGCTGATCCTCCAGGCCGGCCGCGACCTGCTGGCCGTGGCGGTGGCGCAGGCCGTGGCGGCCCATCCCGGTCTGGAGACGGCCGACACGGTGGTGGCGGCCGACCCTGCGGCGGCGCTGCTGGACGCGGCCGGGCCGCACACCCTGGTCGTGGTGGGCTCCCGTGGGCGGGGCGGGTTCGCCGCGCTGCTGCTGGGCTCGGTGAGCCTGCGGGTGGCCGCCCACGCCAGGTGCCCGGTGGTCGTGGTGCACGCCCCTCCGGCGCCCGCCCAGGGGCTGAGTGTGCTGGTCGGCGTGGGCGGTGAGGAGGACATCCCCGTGGTCAGGTTCGCCTTCGACCTGGCGGCCCATCGGGCGGCGCCGGTCCGGGCCCTGCACGCCTGGTCGGCGGTGTCCGACGCGGGCCAGCTGGTGCCGCTGGTCGACAGTCTGGACGAGGAGGAGCGCGAGCACGCCCGGCTGCTGTCCCGCACGATGGAGGCCGCCCGCTCGGGCTTTCCGCAGAGCCAGGTGGTGACCGACGTGGTGAGCGGCACCCCCGCCGCCGCCCTGGTGGAGGCCTCGGCCCATGCCGCCCTGCTGGTGGTCGGCGCCTCCCGGCGGGGCAGGGCCGGACACCTGGGGCTGCATCCGGGCCGCGTGGTCCATGCCGTACTGCACCATGCGCACTGCCCGGTCGCCGTGGTCCCGGTCCCATGA
- a CDS encoding aromatic acid exporter family protein: protein MPAVPESVIHVARRHNEPVVVQTLRSTVAAVLAYVAALHLTTDRAPLLAPLTALLVVQVTLYATLTNGLRRMVAVIAGVLIAAGFSELVGLSWWSLGLLILASLVLGHLLRVDEYVPEVAISGMLVLGVTHVTETARGRVGETVIGAVVGMLLNLFLAPPVFVQPAGEAIEALAGRMRDLLLDIGGRTHRMTRPETVGWLHEARRLDQDIVRVDVELSRAEESLRLNPRVRQGELARLVLRSGLDTLEICAVVLRTLCRSLADLAVDREGRQDRVYPDEVAAPLCDLLEQLATAVDGFGRLITAQVSASAEQAEEELAQALLDGRAARERISRLLVAEMERRPDRWQLQGALLANIDRLLDELDVERRSQMLAEALDRHHRERRERQASRALLDRVRGGRRRQHPG from the coding sequence GTGCCCGCAGTCCCCGAGTCCGTGATCCATGTCGCGCGGCGGCACAACGAACCGGTGGTCGTCCAGACCCTCCGTTCCACGGTCGCCGCCGTCCTGGCCTATGTGGCGGCGCTGCACCTGACCACCGACCGGGCGCCGCTGCTGGCGCCGCTGACCGCCCTGCTGGTCGTCCAGGTCACCCTGTACGCGACCCTCACCAACGGGCTGCGCCGGATGGTCGCCGTGATCGCCGGGGTGCTGATCGCGGCCGGCTTCAGCGAACTGGTGGGCCTGAGCTGGTGGAGCCTGGGGCTGCTGATCCTGGCGTCGCTGGTGCTGGGCCATCTGCTGCGGGTGGACGAGTACGTCCCCGAGGTGGCGATCAGCGGCATGCTGGTGCTGGGCGTCACCCATGTGACCGAGACCGCGCGGGGGCGGGTCGGCGAGACCGTGATCGGCGCCGTGGTGGGCATGCTGCTCAACCTGTTCCTGGCACCGCCCGTCTTCGTCCAGCCCGCCGGCGAGGCCATCGAGGCGCTGGCCGGGCGGATGCGGGACCTGCTGCTGGACATCGGCGGCCGGACCCACCGGATGACGCGGCCGGAGACGGTCGGCTGGCTGCACGAGGCCCGGCGGCTCGACCAGGACATCGTGCGGGTGGATGTGGAGCTCTCCCGGGCCGAGGAGAGCCTGCGGCTCAATCCCCGGGTCCGGCAGGGCGAGCTGGCGCGGCTGGTGCTGCGCAGCGGGCTGGACACGCTGGAGATCTGCGCGGTGGTGCTGCGCACGCTGTGCCGGTCGCTGGCCGATCTGGCGGTCGATCGGGAGGGGCGGCAGGACCGCGTCTACCCAGACGAGGTGGCCGCCCCCCTCTGCGACCTGCTGGAACAGCTGGCGACGGCGGTGGACGGCTTCGGGCGGCTGATCACGGCCCAGGTCTCGGCCAGCGCCGAGCAGGCGGAGGAGGAGCTGGCGCAGGCGCTGCTGGACGGCCGGGCCGCCCGGGAGCGGATCTCGCGGCTGCTGGTGGCGGAGATGGAGCGGCGCCCGGACCGATGGCAGTTGCAGGGGGCGCTGCTGGCCAATATCGACCGGCTGCTGGACGAGTTGGATGTGGAGCGGCGGTCCCAGATGCTGGCCGAGGCGCTTGACCGCCATCACCGGGAGCGCCGGGAGCGGCAGGCTTCACGGGCGCTGCTCGACCGGGTGCGGGGCGGGCGGCGGCGGCAGCACCCAGGATAG
- a CDS encoding universal stress protein: protein MSDGPASAHAVGSGVATPVVVGVDGSMAALHAVDWAVDEAAARGRPLRVVHASPWDRYETDATDNPELAQARTAAAELVGEAVRRAVARRPGVEVGSEPVAADAATALVAEAHRACLVVVGSRGHGGFAGMLLGSIGLQVAARAVCPVVVVRGGDAAERRHRRIVLGIGGHGEADGPAAAFAFAEAADWQARLEVVHARHSELDRLLGAVHRAHRGDAAAEARRVLEEAVADAVAAHPEVRVALHPVPDRAAHAALLAAAVDADLLVVGSHRRRRPTSLHLGPVDHAVLHHAHCPVAVVPAR from the coding sequence GTGAGCGACGGGCCCGCGAGCGCCCACGCCGTGGGCTCCGGCGTGGCGACGCCCGTGGTGGTCGGGGTGGACGGCTCCATGGCCGCTCTGCACGCCGTGGACTGGGCGGTGGACGAGGCGGCCGCCCGGGGGCGCCCGCTGCGGGTGGTGCACGCCTCGCCATGGGACCGCTATGAGACCGACGCCACCGACAATCCCGAGCTGGCGCAGGCCCGCACAGCCGCCGCCGAGCTGGTCGGCGAGGCCGTCCGCCGTGCCGTCGCGCGGCGTCCCGGTGTGGAGGTCGGCAGCGAGCCGGTGGCGGCCGACGCCGCGACCGCGCTGGTGGCGGAGGCCCACCGCGCCTGCCTGGTGGTGGTCGGCTCCCGGGGCCACGGCGGCTTCGCCGGGATGCTGCTGGGCTCGATCGGCCTCCAGGTGGCGGCCCGGGCGGTCTGCCCGGTGGTGGTGGTACGCGGCGGTGACGCGGCCGAGCGGCGGCATCGGCGGATCGTGCTGGGCATCGGCGGGCACGGCGAGGCGGACGGTCCCGCCGCCGCCTTCGCCTTTGCGGAGGCGGCCGACTGGCAGGCCAGGCTGGAAGTGGTCCACGCCCGGCACAGCGAACTGGACCGCCTGCTCGGCGCGGTGCACCGGGCGCACCGCGGCGATGCGGCGGCCGAGGCGCGGCGGGTGCTGGAGGAGGCGGTCGCCGACGCGGTGGCGGCCCATCCGGAGGTGCGGGTCGCGCTGCACCCGGTACCCGACCGGGCGGCGCATGCGGCGCTGCTGGCGGCTGCGGTCGACGCCGACCTGCTGGTGGTCGGCTCGCACCGGCGCCGCCGTCCGACGTCGCTGCACCTCGGCCCGGTCGACCATGCGGTGCTCCACCATGCGCACTGCCCGGTGGCCGTGGTCCCCGCGCGCTGA
- a CDS encoding GNAT family N-acetyltransferase: MEIQVVGYAHPDAVRLIAEVQQEYVIRYGGMDVTPVDPRQFEPPRGLFAVGYLGGEPVACGGWRAREADGPGLAAGDAELKRMYVTPAARGRGLSRTLLRHLEATAVEAGRSRMVLETGTEQPEAVALYTSEGYAAVVKFGVYRDTPESICLGKALTPAVPVQRSADRAPGVV, encoded by the coding sequence GTGGAGATACAGGTGGTGGGGTACGCGCACCCGGACGCGGTCCGGCTGATCGCCGAGGTCCAGCAGGAGTATGTGATCCGGTACGGCGGCATGGACGTCACCCCGGTCGACCCGCGCCAGTTCGAGCCACCTCGCGGCCTCTTCGCCGTGGGGTACCTCGGGGGCGAGCCGGTGGCCTGCGGCGGCTGGCGGGCCAGGGAGGCGGACGGACCGGGGCTGGCGGCCGGCGACGCCGAACTCAAGCGGATGTACGTCACCCCCGCCGCCCGTGGCCGGGGCCTCTCCCGCACCCTGCTGCGCCACCTCGAAGCGACAGCCGTCGAGGCCGGACGCTCCCGGATGGTGCTGGAGACCGGTACCGAGCAGCCGGAGGCGGTCGCCCTCTACACATCCGAGGGGTATGCGGCGGTGGTCAAGTTCGGCGTCTACCGCGACACACCGGAGAGCATCTGCCTCGGCAAGGCCCTGACCCCCGCCGTCCCGGTGCAGCGCTCGGCGGACCGCGCCCCCGGCGTGGTCTGA
- a CDS encoding ankyrin repeat domain-containing protein: MTEPSTPSEPTPDPEVVELAGRIFTAARTGDAATLAAYLDAGVPANLSNDRGDTLVMLAAYHGHPDAVRALLERGADPDRANDRGQTPLAGAVFKGEDDVVRALVEGGADPRAGQPSALDAARMFGKDELLKLLDRPGDRP, encoded by the coding sequence ATGACCGAGCCGTCCACCCCGTCCGAGCCGACCCCCGACCCCGAGGTCGTCGAACTCGCCGGGCGGATCTTCACGGCGGCACGGACCGGCGACGCCGCGACGCTCGCCGCCTACCTGGACGCCGGCGTCCCCGCCAACCTCTCCAATGACCGGGGCGACACCCTGGTGATGCTCGCCGCCTACCACGGCCACCCCGACGCCGTCCGCGCCCTGCTGGAGCGCGGCGCCGACCCCGACCGGGCCAACGACCGGGGCCAGACCCCGCTCGCCGGCGCGGTCTTCAAGGGCGAGGACGACGTGGTGCGGGCCCTGGTGGAGGGCGGCGCCGACCCCCGCGCCGGGCAGCCCTCGGCACTGGACGCCGCCCGGATGTTCGGCAAGGACGAGCTGCTGAAGCTGCTCGACCGGCCCGGCGACCGACCCTGA
- a CDS encoding RICIN domain-containing protein, giving the protein MAIASPSVGAESRDRRLRRNPVTLVRKPLRGRRRRAVPLLLAPALVAATCAAFTVAAAPTASAAALPTGWTSVVNKNSGRCVDARAAATANGTAVQQYGCNGSAAQQWQLQATDGGYYRINNQGDASKAWDVTDVSKADGAKIQLWTYTGGTNQQWQPVAEADGAYHFVNRGSGKCLDVASASTADSVQLQQWTCNGTAAQSFTLGSGPAVPPGTPDFGPNVSVFDPSMSAATVQSRLNQVFNQQESNQFGAQRYALLFKPGSYSVDANVGFYTQVAGLGLSPDDVTINGAVHAEADWFQGNATQNFWRSAENLSVTPASGTDRWAVSQAAPYRRMHVRGNLQLDDGGWSSGGFIADSKIDGQVRSGSQQQWLSRNTQWGSWTGSNWNMVFVGDVNAPANTFPNPPYTTVAQTPLVREKPFLYVDAAGAWKVFVPALRSNTQGAGWTGGNQQGASLPIDQFFIVKPGAVAADINNALAQGKNLLFTPGVYHLNDTLRINRADTVVLGLGLATLVPDNGITAVSVADVDGVKIAGLLIDAGTVNSPVLMQVGPAGSTASHAADPTSLHDVFFRIGGAGVGKATQSLVVNSSNVIGDHMWIWRADHGSGVGWTTNTADTGLTVNGNDVTMYGLFVEHYQKHQVIWNGNGGRTYFYQNEMPYDPPNQAAWMNGTTKGYAAYKVADSVTSHEAWGLGSYCYFSSNPAVVAEHAFEVPNRSGVRFHDMVTVSLGGTGTISHVINSTGGPSNSGSNVANLVSYP; this is encoded by the coding sequence ATGGCCATAGCTTCCCCTTCGGTGGGCGCAGAGTCGCGTGACCGCCGATTGAGGAGGAACCCTGTGACCCTGGTACGCAAACCCCTGCGGGGACGACGTCGGCGTGCGGTGCCGCTGCTGCTCGCCCCCGCCCTGGTGGCCGCGACCTGCGCGGCCTTCACGGTCGCGGCGGCCCCCACCGCCTCCGCCGCCGCGCTGCCCACCGGCTGGACCAGCGTGGTCAACAAGAACAGCGGGCGCTGCGTGGACGCCCGCGCCGCCGCCACCGCCAACGGCACCGCCGTGCAGCAGTACGGCTGCAATGGCTCCGCCGCCCAGCAGTGGCAGCTCCAGGCGACCGACGGCGGCTACTACCGGATCAACAACCAGGGCGACGCCAGCAAGGCGTGGGACGTCACCGATGTCTCCAAGGCGGACGGCGCCAAGATCCAGCTCTGGACCTACACCGGAGGCACCAACCAGCAGTGGCAGCCGGTGGCGGAGGCCGACGGCGCGTACCACTTCGTCAACCGGGGCAGCGGCAAGTGCCTGGACGTGGCGAGCGCCTCGACCGCCGACAGCGTGCAGCTCCAGCAGTGGACCTGCAACGGCACCGCCGCCCAGTCCTTCACCCTGGGCTCCGGCCCGGCCGTGCCGCCGGGAACGCCCGACTTCGGGCCCAATGTGTCGGTCTTCGACCCGTCGATGTCCGCCGCCACCGTGCAGAGCAGGCTCAACCAGGTCTTCAACCAGCAGGAGAGCAACCAGTTCGGCGCCCAGCGCTACGCACTGCTCTTCAAGCCCGGCAGCTACAGCGTCGACGCCAATGTCGGCTTCTACACGCAGGTGGCCGGCCTCGGCCTCTCCCCCGACGATGTGACGATCAACGGCGCGGTGCACGCCGAGGCCGACTGGTTCCAGGGCAACGCCACCCAGAACTTCTGGCGGTCGGCGGAGAACCTGTCGGTCACCCCCGCCTCCGGCACCGACCGCTGGGCGGTCTCCCAGGCGGCGCCGTACCGCCGGATGCACGTCCGGGGCAACCTCCAGCTGGACGACGGCGGCTGGTCCAGCGGCGGGTTCATCGCCGACTCCAAGATCGACGGTCAGGTGCGGTCCGGGTCGCAGCAGCAGTGGCTGTCGCGCAACACCCAGTGGGGCAGTTGGACCGGCTCCAACTGGAACATGGTCTTCGTGGGCGACGTCAACGCCCCCGCCAACACCTTCCCCAACCCGCCCTACACCACGGTCGCGCAGACCCCCTTGGTCCGCGAGAAGCCCTTCCTCTACGTGGACGCGGCCGGGGCCTGGAAGGTCTTCGTCCCCGCCCTGCGCAGCAACACCCAGGGCGCCGGCTGGACCGGCGGCAACCAGCAGGGTGCGTCGCTGCCGATCGACCAGTTCTTCATCGTCAAGCCCGGCGCGGTCGCGGCGGACATCAACAATGCGCTCGCCCAGGGCAAGAACCTGCTCTTCACCCCCGGCGTGTACCACCTCAACGACACGCTGAGGATCAACCGCGCCGACACGGTGGTGCTCGGCCTGGGCCTGGCCACGCTGGTCCCGGACAACGGCATCACCGCGGTCTCCGTCGCCGACGTGGACGGCGTGAAGATCGCCGGACTGCTGATCGACGCGGGCACGGTCAACTCGCCGGTCCTGATGCAGGTCGGGCCTGCGGGCTCCACCGCGAGCCACGCCGCCGACCCCACCTCGCTGCATGACGTCTTCTTCCGGATCGGCGGCGCCGGAGTCGGCAAGGCCACCCAGTCCCTGGTGGTCAACAGCTCCAATGTGATCGGCGACCACATGTGGATCTGGCGTGCCGACCACGGCAGCGGCGTCGGCTGGACCACCAACACCGCCGACACCGGACTGACCGTCAACGGCAATGACGTCACCATGTACGGCCTCTTCGTGGAGCACTACCAGAAGCACCAGGTGATCTGGAACGGCAACGGCGGGCGGACGTACTTCTACCAGAACGAGATGCCGTACGACCCGCCGAACCAGGCCGCCTGGATGAACGGCACCACCAAGGGATACGCCGCCTACAAGGTGGCCGACTCGGTGACCAGCCATGAGGCATGGGGGCTCGGCAGCTACTGCTACTTCAGCAGCAACCCGGCCGTGGTCGCGGAGCACGCCTTCGAGGTGCCCAACCGGTCCGGTGTCCGCTTCCATGACATGGTCACCGTCTCGCTCGGCGGGACCGGCACCATCAGCCATGTCATCAACAGCACCGGCGGCCCGTCCAACTCGGGCAGCAATGTCGCCAACCTGGTGAGCTACCCCTGA